The Sphingobacteriaceae bacterium genome has a segment encoding these proteins:
- a CDS encoding family 16 glycosylhydrolase, with product MRLTYLIIICIIYFINNTNAQGPFVFPRVLSKPKTECENQVKVKDLYTENCGLEAGCNYLYPVLVENFDHNFDLPNKWGFTLGYTHDDDFGGMNDVNKKSTWFKDGYYHNIKTDSITNHNIKLNNGIATFSFIIENVPRINNNGSFNYPFTSGMISSLSRFRTGVFEARIKVPTVNKMWPAFWLLGNKLDNYAEIDIFEFFDDDVSPNSICESYDYHQMTIHTGPNNTKGCKTGDKYPFAINDWHLYKLDWNDYEVKISVDGIPVGYAAKYFLGFNFVQSCVWNFSASNFDPRFTYNCQEIQGLPDNLLPTIPYINYGPRPWWLPNIVSWPPPQPPQPYLASQIRQDSYFPKKGNAMSLVINNNANSTYKNHDFLNYQQANLDMLVDYVRVYQPFCCGVDKSVCTLNDLDNISYNTGILTGRNLSVGCSNINNNFRQYKPGSIIVPGAGPDWRDIPVILLATDEIAILGDAFFEGDTYVEMRITDCGNQARPDQNENKLWNDFYQRQTPSKDSLLKQTEFKIDSIVESEFNKTMEQYKEKYYLKTEEYFNISPIPTKDKITISLPENLFDEIKQLNLVDLSGREFELLISKEVNIESFANGVYFLKFIFKDDSKISKKIIKN from the coding sequence ATGAGATTAACTTACTTGATAATAATTTGTATTATTTATTTTATTAATAATACAAATGCACAAGGACCTTTTGTTTTCCCTCGTGTATTGTCTAAACCAAAAACAGAATGTGAAAATCAAGTCAAGGTGAAAGATTTATATACGGAAAACTGTGGGTTAGAAGCAGGTTGCAATTATTTATATCCTGTTTTGGTGGAGAATTTTGATCATAATTTTGATTTGCCTAATAAATGGGGATTTACGCTTGGATATACACATGATGATGATTTTGGAGGTATGAATGATGTGAATAAGAAATCTACATGGTTTAAAGACGGATATTATCACAACATAAAAACTGACTCAATAACTAATCATAATATAAAACTAAATAATGGTATAGCCACATTTTCATTTATTATTGAAAATGTGCCAAGAATAAATAATAATGGCTCTTTTAACTATCCATTCACTTCCGGAATGATTAGTAGTCTTTCGCGATTTAGAACGGGAGTTTTTGAAGCAAGAATAAAAGTTCCAACTGTAAATAAAATGTGGCCTGCTTTTTGGTTATTAGGTAATAAATTAGATAATTATGCTGAAATTGATATTTTCGAATTTTTTGATGACGATGTAAGCCCTAATAGTATTTGCGAATCTTATGATTATCATCAAATGACTATTCATACGGGTCCGAACAATACAAAAGGATGTAAAACCGGTGATAAATATCCTTTTGCTATTAATGATTGGCATTTATATAAATTAGATTGGAACGACTATGAAGTTAAAATTTCAGTAGACGGAATTCCAGTGGGCTATGCCGCTAAGTACTTTCTTGGCTTCAACTTCGTTCAAAGTTGTGTATGGAATTTTTCTGCTAGTAATTTTGATCCTCGATTCACTTATAATTGTCAGGAAATTCAAGGATTGCCTGATAACCTTTTACCTACCATTCCATATATAAATTATGGGCCAAGACCATGGTGGCTTCCAAATATTGTTTCTTGGCCACCCCCCCAACCACCGCAACCTTATTTGGCAAGTCAAATAAGGCAAGATTCATACTTTCCAAAAAAGGGGAATGCAATGAGTTTAGTAATCAACAACAATGCTAATTCTACTTATAAGAATCATGATTTCTTAAATTATCAACAAGCAAATTTAGATATGTTAGTAGATTATGTTCGGGTTTATCAACCTTTTTGTTGCGGAGTTGATAAATCAGTTTGCACATTAAATGATTTAGATAATATTTCATATAACACAGGAATATTAACTGGTAGAAATTTGAGTGTAGGTTGTTCGAATATAAATAATAATTTTAGGCAATATAAACCAGGAAGTATTATTGTCCCTGGCGCAGGTCCTGATTGGCGAGACATCCCTGTTATTCTATTAGCCACTGATGAAATTGCAATTTTAGGGGACGCTTTTTTTGAGGGGGATACTTATGTCGAAATGAGAATAACTGATTGTGGAAATCAGGCTAGGCCAGACCAAAATGAAAATAAACTGTGGAATGACTTTTATCAAAGGCAGACTCCTTCCAAAGATTCGCTTTTAAAACAAACTGAATTTAAAATAGATTCTATTGTTGAATCAGAATTTAATAAAACAATGGAACAATATAAAGAAAAATATTATTTAAAAACTGAAGAATACTTTAATATTTCACCAATTCCAACGAAAGACAAAATAACAATTTCTTTACCGGAAAATTTATTCGACGAAATTAAACAACTAAATCTTGTTGATTTAAGTGGAAGAGAATTTGAATTATTAATTAGTAAAGAGGTAAATATAGAATCTTTTGCTAATGGTGTATATTTCCTTAAATTTATATTTAAAGACGACTCCAAAATTTCAAAAAAAATAATTAAGAATTAA
- the hemF gene encoding oxygen-dependent coproporphyrinogen oxidase: MEIERTHIADWLKNLQDQICTALEQADGKAKFIEDNWKREDGSQPDRQGGGGRTRIIQNGKVIEKGGVLFSEVFGKAPEFLFKEKEHSTAEAQSNEHQFYATGVSIVIHPESPRVPIIHMNVRYFELRNKENLIVQKWLGGGIDLTPHYVVEEDAKYFHGELKKVCDKHQAEYYQAHKKWADDYFFITHRKETRGVGGIFFDRLNEGGGMSFEKNLSYWKDVGSLFAPVYCELIARNKSKSYNEQNKQWQLLRRGRYVEFNLVYDKGTKFGLESNGRVESILMSLPKTAGWEYNFSPEKTSEEEKTLSYLKKGVEWV; the protein is encoded by the coding sequence ATGGAAATAGAAAGGACGCATATTGCAGACTGGTTAAAAAATTTGCAGGACCAAATTTGTACGGCCTTAGAACAAGCCGACGGCAAGGCAAAATTCATAGAAGATAATTGGAAGAGAGAAGATGGTAGCCAGCCGGATAGGCAGGGAGGAGGAGGAAGAACCCGAATTATTCAAAACGGAAAAGTCATTGAAAAAGGAGGGGTGTTGTTTAGCGAAGTATTTGGTAAGGCCCCTGAATTTTTATTTAAAGAGAAAGAACATTCCACGGCAGAGGCACAAAGCAACGAGCATCAGTTTTATGCTACCGGAGTAAGTATAGTCATTCATCCTGAAAGTCCCCGAGTGCCCATCATTCACATGAATGTGCGATATTTTGAATTGAGGAATAAAGAAAATTTAATTGTACAAAAATGGTTAGGTGGTGGAATTGATTTAACCCCGCACTATGTGGTGGAAGAAGATGCTAAATATTTTCATGGGGAATTAAAAAAAGTGTGTGATAAGCATCAGGCAGAATATTACCAAGCACATAAAAAATGGGCAGATGATTATTTCTTTATCACCCATAGAAAGGAAACCCGGGGAGTAGGCGGAATATTTTTTGATCGTTTAAATGAAGGAGGCGGCATGAGTTTTGAAAAAAATCTGAGCTATTGGAAAGACGTAGGCAGTTTGTTTGCGCCGGTGTACTGCGAATTAATAGCCCGGAATAAAAGTAAAAGCTATAATGAACAAAATAAACAATGGCAGTTATTGCGCAGAGGAAGATATGTGGAGTTTAATTTGGTTTATGATAAGGGAACAAAGTTTGGTTTGGAATCTAACGGACGTGTAGAATCTATTTTAATGAGTTTACCCAAAACAGCAGGCTGGGAATACAATTTTTCACCCGAAAAAACCTCCGAAGAAGAAAAAACACTTTCTTATTTGAAAAAGGGTGTAGAGTGGGTGTAG
- a CDS encoding carboxypeptidase regulatory-like domain-containing protein, with translation MKSICYTFIFLLMLLFSSCQKTTNCTGTVYDKNGATIANATIQLYILIGSGDFKYLNTTRTDENGNYFFSFKRKKFKKYYLGCSFKSAGYPAYKFVSAQYIKDKSENQINFHLVK, from the coding sequence ATGAAAAGCATATGTTATACTTTCATCTTTTTACTCATGTTGCTTTTTTCTTCTTGTCAAAAAACTACAAATTGTACTGGTACAGTTTACGATAAAAATGGTGCAACAATTGCCAATGCTACTATACAATTGTACATTTTAATTGGTTCTGGCGACTTTAAATATTTAAATACGACCCGTACTGATGAAAACGGTAATTACTTTTTTTCGTTTAAAAGGAAAAAGTTTAAAAAATATTACTTGGGCTGTTCATTTAAGTCGGCAGGTTATCCAGCTTATAAGTTTGTGAGTGCACAATACATAAAAGATAAATCTGAAAATCAAATTAATTTTCACTTAGTAAAATAA